In Cotesia glomerata isolate CgM1 linkage group LG1, MPM_Cglom_v2.3, whole genome shotgun sequence, one genomic interval encodes:
- the LOC123270279 gene encoding uncharacterized protein LOC123270279 produces the protein MDNIIYLEKAHCATSTDYNRGNYQRAKLLIGKYTNVGLMGAFNNENCEISAAEPVVLQEFQLRDLKRSILPWKFKISGYLKTQFSKIGSDNPTLVKGIFTITDGNRKLDVMTNFFQENHGYVRGDSIQLSGTILYLRNDEVSERSRQILKKQMWRMYQEKL, from the exons ATGGATAAT attatttatttagaaaaagcACACTGTGCTACTAGCACTGATTATAATAGAGGAAATTATCAAAGAGCTAAACTATTAATTGGCAAATACACTAATGTTGGGTTAATGGGAgcttttaataatgaaaattgtgAAATTTCTGCAGCTGAACCTGTTGTTCTTCAAGAATTTCAATTGAGAGATTTGAAAAGATCAATTTTACCTTGGAAGTTTA AAATTTCAGGTTAtttaaaaactcaattttcgaaaattggaTCAGATAATCCAACCTTAGTTAAAGGAATCTTTACTATCACTGATGGTAATCGAAAGCTGGACGTGATGACTAACTTCTTCCAAGAGAATCATGGATATGTGAGAGGAGATTCCATACAACTGAGTGGAACTATTCTTTATCTGA GAAATGACGAGGTATCAGAGAGAAGCCGACAGATATTGAAAAAACAAATGTGGAGAATGTACCAAGAAAAACTTTAG